The DNA region CTGCATTCCGTCCCCGCGTTCAAGGCCTACATGGAGTGGTACACCCTGAAAGACCTGATCGTCCCCTTTATAGGAGAGCGCGCGTTTTCGCTGTTCTCCTACGCGATCTCGAACGGGAACAACTGCCTTATCTGCTCCCTGTTTTTCCGGAAGATACTCGTCGACAGCGGGGAGGACACCGACAACCCGAAGCTCAGCGATATCGAGCGCCTCCTGATGGACCTGGGCGTGCACATCTGCACGAACCCCCACGAAATCCCGGGGGAATTCTACGGGCGTCTCAAGACCGCCTTCACGGACGAGCAGCTGACGCTCCTGGTCGCGTTCGCGGGAATCATGTACGCGACCAATCTCTTCAACACGGTGGCCCGCGTCCCGCTGGACGAGGTGCTCTACCCCTACAGGAAAAAAACGGACACGGAGGCGTGACATGGCGGGAGAATTCCAGGGCAGGGTGGCGTTTATAACCGGGGCGGCCCACGGGCAGGGCAGGGCGGTCGCGCTCGCCTTCGCGCGCGAGGGCGCCCACGTCGTGGGGTTCGACGTGGCGAAGAATATCGAGTACCCGGCGTATACGTTCGGGACCGGCGAGGAGCTGGAATCGCTCAGGAAGGAAGTCGAATCGCTCGGGCAAAAGGCGCTCGTCTTTGCGGGCGACGTACGCGACGACGCGGCGATCATGGCCGCGGTGAACGGGACGATCGCGTCCCTTGGGCGGATCGACGTGCTCTTCAACAACGCCGGCATATGCGCCTACGCGCGCGCCCACGAGATGACCGAGAACGAGTGGGACTCCATGATCGACATAAACCTGAAAGGGGCCTGGATGGTCGCGCGGCGCGTCATCCCGCACATGATCGCGGCGCGCACCGGCGTCATCGTCAACAACTCGTCGGTCATGGGACTGCGCGGCGGGGGGCGCCTCTCGCATTACGCCGCGAGCAAGTGGGGGCTCACGGGCCTCACGAAAAGCTGGGCCATAGAGCTCGCCCCGCACAACGTCCGGGTCGTGAGCATCCATCCCACGGGCGTGAATACCCCCATGAACGACGGGCTCGCCTTCCTGGAGGGTGCGACGCCCCTTGAAATCGCGGAGCGCTCCGCGGGAAACCTCCTTCCCGTCCCCTGGGTGGAGACGCAGGACGTCGCGGAGTTGGTCCTCTACCTCTCGAGCGACAGGGCGCGTTATGCGACAGGATCCCAATTCGTACTCGACGCCGGGCTCCTTACCCGATAAACGAATACAAGGCGGTGCACTCAATGAATACCTCTGTCAAGGAAACAGGCGCGGCCCCGGGCGCGCATACGTTCAGGAGGGAGCTCCGGCTCATGGACGCGACCATGCTCGTCATGGGCTCCATGATTGGCTCCGGTATCTTCATCGTGAGCGCGGACATCGCGCGCGGCGTGGGCTCCCCGGGCTACCTGCTGCTCGTCTGGCTCATCGCGGGACTCATCACGATCGTCGGGGCGCTCGCCTTTGGCGAGCTCACGGGGCTTTTTCCCTGGGCGGGG from Spirochaetota bacterium includes:
- a CDS encoding NAD(P)-dependent oxidoreductase, whose product is MAGEFQGRVAFITGAAHGQGRAVALAFAREGAHVVGFDVAKNIEYPAYTFGTGEELESLRKEVESLGQKALVFAGDVRDDAAIMAAVNGTIASLGRIDVLFNNAGICAYARAHEMTENEWDSMIDINLKGAWMVARRVIPHMIAARTGVIVNNSSVMGLRGGGRLSHYAASKWGLTGLTKSWAIELAPHNVRVVSIHPTGVNTPMNDGLAFLEGATPLEIAERSAGNLLPVPWVETQDVAELVLYLSSDRARYATGSQFVLDAGLLTR